A portion of the Spirochaetales bacterium genome contains these proteins:
- a CDS encoding TolC family protein, giving the protein MVKYLYISCFLLCICGPCQGLSISDIPGILLENSKELKTKQLDLIAMRLEVRNQPFTYLPDLQLSYTGGITRPFTDDFSHNHAVELSSYLNLSDVKVFENRIQRMEYERMLLEYELLSQQLLYETLELYVDVLKKQFALTLAETSETASKLNYEYALSKNRQGSISDIELLNAEADYDNSIYVSRKSRLDYDIALSSLRKKLGDRELGAVEEPEKRFAYIGFEDIEEKAPLSGEVSSLSIKTGEKELAILKMKKVLAERNRWLPSLNLGLSLTYDRYDYNSTIERWVGREPKLDTSLSFTATFHLFSQNRLRINAEKSELAIQKALIELESARTNVTDDLAEIVDLHNRSVDLLNISKKRVASAQKEYDKKQESFNLGLIPVLDLYETRDRYLEKEKESKFFGLDIILLRARIGLLLGETFLFLEIDTTET; this is encoded by the coding sequence ATGGTAAAATATTTATACATTTCATGCTTTCTTTTATGTATCTGCGGCCCTTGTCAGGGACTATCGATCTCCGATATTCCCGGTATCCTGCTTGAAAATTCGAAAGAACTGAAAACAAAACAACTCGATCTCATTGCCATGCGACTCGAGGTTCGCAACCAGCCATTTACCTATCTCCCCGATCTCCAGCTTTCATACACGGGAGGAATCACCCGGCCCTTTACGGATGATTTTTCACACAATCATGCCGTCGAGCTTTCCTCTTACCTCAACCTATCGGACGTAAAGGTGTTTGAAAACCGGATACAGCGGATGGAATACGAACGAATGCTTCTCGAATACGAATTGCTCTCCCAACAGCTTCTCTATGAAACACTCGAACTGTATGTCGATGTACTCAAAAAACAGTTCGCTCTCACGCTGGCGGAGACTTCGGAAACCGCTTCGAAACTCAACTACGAGTATGCGCTTTCCAAAAACAGACAGGGGAGTATTTCCGATATCGAGTTGCTGAACGCGGAAGCGGATTACGACAACAGCATTTATGTTAGCAGGAAAAGCAGACTCGACTATGATATCGCCCTCTCCTCTCTCCGGAAAAAACTTGGAGACCGTGAACTCGGCGCGGTGGAAGAACCTGAAAAACGCTTTGCCTATATCGGTTTCGAAGATATTGAAGAAAAGGCGCCGTTATCCGGTGAGGTGTCATCGCTCTCAATCAAGACGGGGGAAAAAGAGCTCGCGATCCTTAAAATGAAAAAAGTCCTTGCAGAGCGGAACAGGTGGCTTCCCTCACTCAACCTTGGACTTTCACTCACCTATGACCGCTATGACTATAATTCGACAATCGAGCGGTGGGTGGGCCGTGAACCGAAACTCGACACCTCGTTGAGTTTTACCGCGACCTTTCATCTATTTTCCCAGAACCGGCTGCGCATCAATGCCGAAAAAAGCGAGCTGGCCATTCAAAAAGCCCTTATCGAACTTGAATCGGCCAGGACAAACGTTACAGATGATCTTGCCGAAATCGTCGATCTGCACAACAGAAGCGTCGACCTGCTCAATATCTCGAAAAAAAGGGTCGCCAGCGCTCAAAAGGAATATGATAAAAAGCAGGAAAGCTTCAACCTCGGCCTCATCCCGGTACTCGATCTCTATGAAACGCGGGACAGGTATCTGGAGAAGGAGAAGGAATCGAAATTTTTCGGCCTCGACATCATTCTTCTCAGGGCGCGAATAGGGCTTTTATTGGGAGAAACCTTTCTGTTTCTGGAAATCGATACCACGGAAACTTGA
- a CDS encoding ABC transporter permease translates to MKTLLLTVLESILTGIKEIFHNKTRSLLTMLGITLGVASLITMASIVEGAKISTIEIMNQWGGLNNIRLSYSGEETAGTGNLTFGAKRTGITFEDVEVLFKNHSDIIDVISPLVREWALVKRADRALHVNRIIGITPAFMKAEQYEIESGRELTQFDDWSLARVCVIGTVIRGELFSEYEDPVGQRIDVEGVPLTVVGIFKHYQMTDPLRPVKKAEEKPKTNIPQYAIKKEPETDSSGRRGFWRKYGQGNVLWFKNYIICVPFSIIQILYRGENTIDQVNILLKSPDNLTEKVELMSKTLKESRGVEDFEINTAAENYEMMNKQIGLFNIVLGSIAAIALIVGGIGIMNVILASISQRIREIGVRKSVGASDLDIFIQFIIETVILALCGGFAGILLSFLSASLLSLLSGLAASISVGSIMLALLFSCFIGIIFGIYPAIKASRLHPITALRYE, encoded by the coding sequence ATGAAAACACTCCTCCTCACGGTCCTCGAATCCATCCTTACGGGAATAAAAGAGATTTTTCATAACAAAACACGCTCGTTGCTTACCATGCTCGGTATTACTCTGGGGGTCGCCTCCCTCATCACCATGGCGAGTATCGTCGAAGGGGCGAAAATAAGTACGATCGAGATCATGAACCAGTGGGGAGGGTTGAACAATATCCGTCTTTCGTATTCCGGTGAAGAGACAGCGGGTACGGGAAACCTCACTTTTGGCGCCAAACGGACCGGCATCACCTTCGAGGATGTGGAGGTCCTCTTTAAAAACCACTCCGATATCATCGATGTTATCTCCCCGCTGGTCAGGGAATGGGCGCTGGTGAAGCGGGCGGACCGGGCACTTCATGTCAACCGTATCATCGGTATTACCCCCGCATTCATGAAGGCCGAACAATATGAAATCGAAAGCGGACGCGAACTGACGCAATTCGACGACTGGTCGCTTGCACGGGTCTGCGTCATCGGCACGGTAATCCGGGGCGAGTTATTTTCCGAATACGAAGATCCCGTCGGTCAGCGGATCGACGTCGAAGGTGTTCCCCTCACTGTTGTCGGGATTTTCAAGCACTATCAGATGACCGACCCGTTGAGACCGGTGAAAAAGGCTGAGGAAAAACCGAAAACAAATATTCCGCAATACGCAATCAAAAAGGAGCCGGAAACGGATTCCTCGGGAAGACGCGGGTTCTGGAGGAAATACGGACAGGGGAATGTCCTCTGGTTCAAGAACTACATTATCTGCGTTCCGTTTTCGATCATACAGATACTGTACCGGGGAGAAAATACGATCGATCAGGTCAATATCCTATTAAAAAGTCCGGATAATCTCACGGAAAAGGTCGAGCTGATGAGTAAAACGCTGAAGGAAAGCAGGGGTGTCGAGGATTTCGAAATAAACACGGCGGCCGAAAATTACGAGATGATGAATAAACAGATCGGTCTTTTCAATATTGTGCTGGGCAGTATCGCGGCAATCGCCCTGATTGTCGGCGGTATCGGTATCATGAACGTGATTCTCGCTTCGATCTCACAGCGGATACGGGAGATCGGCGTCCGGAAAAGCGTCGGCGCGAGCGATCTCGACATATTCATCCAGTTCATTATCGAAACCGTTATCCTGGCTTTGTGCGGAGGATTTGCCGGTATACTCCTCTCGTTTTTATCGGCGTCACTGCTTTCACTGCTTTCCGGTCTTGCCGCGTCGATCTCCGTCGGATCGATCATGCTTGCCCTTCTCTTTTCGTGCTTTATCGGCATAATATTCGGTATTTATCCCGCCATAAAAGCCTCACGGCTTCACCCCATTACCGCGCTGAGGTATGAATAA
- a CDS encoding ABC transporter ATP-binding protein yields the protein MLIRCANVSKSYFIGRIEVRALTGISLDIEAGSFIAIVGPSGSGKSTLMNIIGCLDVPTEGSYFLDGIDIFGEGKRKLSYIRNKKIGFIFQNFNLLPRYNVYHNVELPLIYSGLNRSERKRRVHAAIEQVGLSDRIKHRPNELSGGEKQRVAIARALVNEPAIILADEPTGNLDTVTGGEIIGIFRRLIDNCRTIILVTHDIAVSERAERQVMIVDGRIRGDERS from the coding sequence ATGCTTATCCGGTGCGCAAACGTATCAAAGTCATATTTTATCGGCCGTATCGAGGTAAGGGCGCTGACCGGTATCAGTCTGGATATCGAAGCCGGGTCGTTTATCGCAATCGTGGGACCGTCGGGAAGCGGCAAATCGACCCTCATGAACATCATAGGCTGTCTCGATGTCCCGACGGAGGGAAGCTATTTTCTCGACGGAATCGATATTTTCGGCGAAGGAAAAAGAAAACTCTCATACATACGAAACAAAAAGATAGGGTTCATATTTCAAAACTTCAACCTCCTGCCCCGCTACAATGTTTACCATAACGTGGAACTTCCCCTCATTTACTCCGGGCTGAACAGAAGCGAAAGAAAGAGGAGGGTGCACGCGGCAATCGAACAGGTGGGTCTTTCTGACAGGATAAAGCACAGGCCGAACGAACTTTCGGGCGGAGAAAAACAGCGTGTGGCGATCGCCCGCGCGCTGGTGAACGAACCCGCTATAATTCTGGCCGATGAACCAACCGGCAACCTCGATACTGTCACGGGCGGGGAAATAATCGGTATTTTCCGCAGACTCATCGACAATTGTCGTACTATCATCTTGGTCACGCACGACATCGCCGTTTCCGAAAGGGCGGAGCGTCAGGTGATGATTGTCGACGGGAGAATAAGGGGGGATGAACGGTCATGA
- a CDS encoding efflux RND transporter periplasmic adaptor subunit, giving the protein MKTNRLLMTMIIRSTFILTVFLLLYSCGGSSNPGKNPNSGDRKKPDTPPVISVYRADITQILEENGEIAPETSAEVKSRISGRVAEILVDEGDYVEKNDVIAKIEPDLEQARIITSLVNNLKEKEIAMTNMKAEYEQKKQLYEKGFISRSEFQNTEDALSLAEMEYNASYEEYTLFKSEIGSHSSITVERLSILSPLAGIVLIRDVEEGELISGESSSRSGTLLFTIADLRRLVIRVSINEVDIYKIDTGNTADILIAANPQGAYTGTVTKISPYAIDEKGIKVFSTEIMLSEQDTKLRPGMSAVVRIAINARKNVLAIPVTALFIEDNREYVIVPAEGNGINKRFVKRGINDSRHVEITEGLSEGDKIYSDIPYQLLGKNGGTIPAYNMRKEF; this is encoded by the coding sequence GTGAAAACAAATAGACTTTTAATGACTATGATCATACGAAGCACTTTCATCCTCACTGTTTTCCTGCTGCTTTATTCATGCGGCGGTTCGTCGAATCCGGGGAAGAATCCAAATAGCGGCGATCGGAAAAAGCCGGACACCCCGCCCGTTATCAGTGTTTACCGCGCGGATATTACGCAGATACTCGAAGAAAACGGAGAGATCGCACCGGAAACGAGTGCGGAAGTCAAATCACGAATCAGCGGAAGGGTGGCCGAAATACTTGTCGATGAAGGCGATTATGTCGAGAAAAACGACGTTATCGCAAAAATAGAACCGGATCTCGAACAGGCGAGAATCATTACCTCACTCGTGAACAACCTCAAGGAAAAAGAAATCGCGATGACCAACATGAAGGCCGAATACGAACAAAAGAAACAATTGTACGAAAAGGGTTTTATTTCAAGAAGCGAATTTCAGAATACCGAGGACGCGCTTTCGCTTGCGGAAATGGAATACAATGCGAGTTATGAAGAATACACTCTCTTTAAGAGCGAAATCGGCTCCCATTCAAGCATTACCGTTGAAAGGTTATCCATTCTCTCCCCCCTGGCCGGGATCGTCCTCATAAGGGATGTCGAAGAGGGAGAACTGATTAGCGGCGAATCATCGTCCAGAAGCGGAACACTTCTGTTTACGATCGCCGATCTGCGCAGACTCGTCATACGAGTTTCGATCAATGAGGTCGATATTTACAAAATCGATACGGGCAACACGGCGGACATCCTCATCGCCGCCAATCCGCAGGGCGCCTATACCGGAACGGTGACAAAAATATCGCCGTACGCGATCGACGAAAAAGGAATAAAGGTATTTTCCACGGAAATCATGCTTTCCGAACAGGACACGAAATTACGCCCCGGCATGAGCGCGGTCGTCCGTATAGCGATCAACGCGAGGAAAAACGTGCTCGCAATCCCGGTCACCGCACTTTTTATCGAAGACAACAGGGAATACGTGATCGTTCCCGCGGAGGGAAACGGCATCAACAAACGGTTCGTTAAACGGGGGATCAATGACAGCCGGCATGTGGAAATCACGGAGGGACTGAGCGAAGGAGACAAAATATACAGCGATATTCCCTATCAACTGCTCGGCAAGAACGGTGGCACCATCCCCGCATACAATATGAGAAAAGAGTTTTGA